A stretch of DNA from Leuconostoc kimchii IMSNU 11154:
AATTTAAAAACAATTCGAGAACTTGCTGAGGAGTTAGGTGTTTCAAAACAGGCGATACAATATCATATAAAGTCGCTGACAAACAAAACAAGGCAAACAAACGACAAAGGTATAGTTGTTTTATCTTTAGAAGAACAGCATTTTATAAGGTCTAAGGTCGACAAACAGACAAACAAAAACAAGACAAATAAACAGACAAATGACAAACAAACAGACAAAGAGACAAAGTGGGATATCCACAACTATTTAATTAGTGAACTTGATGAAGTTAAGAAAAATAGAGATAAACAATTAGCAGTTAAGGATAAGCAACTAGAAAATAAAGATTCGCAAATAGCTCAAATGCAAAACTTACTAGACCAGCAACAACGGCTAGCCTTACAGGACAAACAACTGCTCGAAGAATATAAGGCAGAAATTAAGGACTTGAAAGCCTTAACGATGGCACCGCATG
This window harbors:
- a CDS encoding helix-turn-helix domain-containing protein; this encodes MSENLKTIRELAEELGVSKQAIQYHIKSLTNKTRQTNDKGIVVLSLEEQHFIRSKVDKQTNKNKTNKQTNDKQTDKETKWDIHNYLISELDEVKKNRDKQLAVKDKQLENKDSQIAQMQNLLDQQQRLALQDKQLLEEYKAEIKDLKALTMAPHDDGEKEVTSDKQPEPENSTPESQPKPKKWWRFGK